One part of the Bacteroidota bacterium genome encodes these proteins:
- the fusA gene encoding elongation factor G encodes MKDYTPEVLRNIGLFGHASAGKTTFNELALFIGGETTRIGKIEEGNTISDYTANEVERKISISLSACHLEWKNTKLNIIDVPGTSDFEGEVLAGAKVVDTGVIFVKAVEGVEVGTEHAWEYLKADGKPAAVVINKIDHERSDFKRIVEQANDRLSHGVVVVTFPAKEGLQFDTVVDVLKMKAYKYGAPGSKSVTEIDIPADVKAQAEEYRTILIEKVAEADEDLMNNYFENGDLTPEEATKGLKIAIRNGDLVPVFATAATKGIGINNFLDFAVDYFPSPAEMPPAKGLLGDGKEVEIVANKDGEPVLFIFKIIAEQHVGELSLFRVYSGTLKPGMDLINQNSGKPERLNQFFMLNGHNRKEIPNLVCGDIGAVVKLKDSHTNNTLSSKNYSVKVKPIEFQEPSIRGAIIPKAKGDEDKIAACLHALHEEDPSFNVRFDPEIGQTIITGQGQTQLTLAVKRLKERYNVEVDLVQPRIPYRETIKGRVDSVDYRHKKQSGGRGQFAHVFFKMEPVERGKGFEFVNAIVGGVVPGRFIPAVEKGIVEQMEKGVIAGYNVVDVKVTLFDGKFHDVDSDEMSFKLASSQCFKKAFATAKPVLLEPIYEVTVKVPEEFMGDVMSDFTSRRGRILGMESDGHFQILKANVPLSSLYKYSVDLRGITAGRGTHKERFSFYEEVPKEQEVKIIEEYNKSRQEED; translated from the coding sequence GTGAAAGATTATACTCCGGAAGTCCTCCGGAACATCGGTCTTTTTGGTCATGCCAGTGCCGGAAAGACAACATTTAACGAACTGGCATTGTTTATTGGCGGTGAAACCACCCGTATCGGCAAAATCGAAGAAGGAAATACAATCTCAGACTACACAGCTAATGAAGTCGAAAGAAAAATTTCCATCTCTCTGTCAGCATGCCACCTCGAATGGAAAAACACAAAATTGAATATCATAGATGTGCCTGGCACATCAGATTTCGAAGGCGAAGTGCTTGCAGGTGCCAAGGTTGTCGATACGGGTGTCATTTTTGTAAAAGCAGTTGAAGGTGTTGAAGTAGGGACCGAACATGCCTGGGAATATCTGAAGGCAGACGGCAAACCCGCAGCAGTTGTTATAAATAAGATTGATCATGAAAGATCGGATTTTAAGAGAATAGTAGAACAGGCAAATGACAGACTTTCGCACGGAGTGGTGGTCGTCACTTTCCCTGCCAAGGAAGGACTTCAGTTCGACACTGTAGTTGATGTGCTGAAAATGAAAGCGTACAAATATGGTGCGCCCGGTTCAAAATCAGTAACTGAAATTGACATCCCTGCCGATGTAAAAGCTCAGGCAGAGGAGTACAGGACAATACTTATAGAAAAAGTTGCCGAAGCTGACGAAGATTTAATGAATAATTATTTCGAGAACGGGGATCTTACCCCCGAAGAGGCAACAAAAGGTTTAAAAATAGCAATCAGAAATGGTGATCTCGTACCTGTCTTTGCTACAGCAGCAACCAAGGGCATCGGTATCAACAATTTTCTCGATTTTGCAGTTGATTACTTCCCTTCACCTGCTGAAATGCCACCTGCAAAAGGTTTGCTTGGTGATGGCAAGGAAGTTGAAATTGTCGCCAATAAAGATGGTGAGCCTGTATTATTTATCTTTAAGATCATTGCCGAGCAACATGTCGGTGAACTTTCCCTGTTCAGAGTGTATTCGGGTACTTTGAAACCCGGTATGGATTTGATCAACCAGAACAGCGGTAAACCTGAAAGACTAAACCAGTTTTTCATGTTAAATGGTCACAACAGAAAAGAAATTCCAAATCTGGTATGCGGCGACATTGGTGCAGTTGTTAAATTGAAAGACTCGCACACAAATAATACTCTTAGCTCAAAGAATTATTCGGTTAAGGTTAAACCGATCGAGTTCCAGGAACCTTCGATCAGAGGAGCTATCATCCCGAAAGCAAAAGGAGATGAAGATAAAATTGCTGCATGTCTTCATGCACTTCATGAAGAAGACCCTTCTTTCAATGTGAGATTTGATCCTGAAATTGGACAGACTATAATCACCGGTCAGGGTCAGACCCAGCTTACTCTTGCAGTAAAAAGACTAAAAGAGAGATATAATGTTGAAGTGGATCTGGTTCAGCCAAGAATCCCTTACAGAGAAACAATCAAAGGAAGAGTTGACAGCGTCGATTACCGCCATAAAAAGCAATCAGGTGGTCGCGGACAGTTTGCTCATGTATTCTTTAAGATGGAACCCGTCGAAAGAGGCAAGGGATTCGAATTCGTAAACGCCATTGTTGGTGGTGTTGTTCCGGGCAGATTCATTCCTGCGGTTGAAAAAGGTATCGTCGAACAGATGGAAAAAGGTGTAATAGCCGGTTACAATGTAGTCGATGTTAAAGTGACACTTTTTGATGGTAAATTCCACGATGTGGATTCTGATGAAATGTCATTCAAACTCGCTTCTTCGCAATGCTTCAAAAAAGCTTTTGCGACTGCAAAACCTGTACTGCTTGAGCCTATTTACGAAGTTACGGTTAAGGTGCCCGAGGAGTTCATGGGTGATGTAATGAGCGATTTCACTTCGAGACGCGGAAGAATTCTCGGGATGGAATCAGACGGACATTTCCAGATTCTGAAGGCAAATGTACCGCTTTCGTCCCTCTACAAGTATTCAGTCGATCTTCGCGGTATCACTGCCGGAAGAGGCACTCATAAAGAGAGATTCTCATTCTATGAGGAAGTCCCGAAAGAACAGGAAGTCAAGATTATCGAAGAATACAACAAGTCACGACAGGAAGAAGATTAA
- a CDS encoding YtxH domain-containing protein, protein MSSDKDLSKGLLLGLLAGGLVGASLALLFAPKSGKELRKDIQDKADDFKKEAENQLVKAKEKAQEVLNEGKKKGQQIIEDAKKKAEEIKSDAEKLMKGAKEKPAAEQETEHA, encoded by the coding sequence ATGTCAAGTGACAAAGATCTAAGCAAAGGATTACTTTTGGGCTTATTGGCCGGTGGATTGGTAGGCGCTTCGTTAGCTCTGCTTTTCGCTCCCAAGAGTGGCAAAGAACTCCGCAAGGACATTCAAGACAAGGCGGATGACTTCAAAAAAGAAGCTGAAAACCAGTTGGTAAAAGCCAAGGAAAAAGCACAGGAAGTGCTGAACGAAGGCAAGAAAAAAGGTCAGCAGATAATTGAAGATGCAAAGAAAAAAGCAGAGGAAATCAAATCCGATGCTGAAAAACTGATGAAAGGTGCAAAGGAAAAACCGGCAGCAGAACAGGAAACTGAACACGCCTAA
- a CDS encoding SpoIID/LytB domain-containing protein, with protein sequence MLDEEVKEFSFKLDIDAEFLVGEERKGVINDGEKIVVSSAKGVVNITLPSGAISAPFVKMKPANNQEFINFHKKSYRGELWFLAQGSKTFVVNYLDLEDYLLGVVPLEIGLKDNHFFEALKCAAVAGRTFALNRIVEKRAFFDVTDGVKDQAYGGLDVETGIDSRAVRETEGLILTYNKKPALVFYHANCGGHTEDIANVFGPVDLPYLKGVPDGDPPYCEKSPSYRWTETYTPFEIIRYLFDAQLIKSKNLVLEGLEIKERYRSGRAKGLVVNIRDQKPFLIPGSKIRDVIKSKKDNSILRSSNFTIELIEKEGILSKIVFTGKGNGHGVGMCQWGALNQSRSKTPFTEILLHYFPGTEITQVYDN encoded by the coding sequence TTGCTGGATGAAGAGGTTAAGGAATTTTCCTTTAAACTGGATATTGATGCAGAATTTCTTGTGGGTGAAGAGAGAAAAGGGGTTATAAATGATGGTGAAAAAATTGTTGTCAGTTCCGCAAAAGGCGTTGTAAATATTACATTACCATCCGGCGCGATCTCTGCTCCGTTTGTTAAAATGAAACCTGCCAACAACCAGGAATTTATAAATTTCCATAAAAAATCTTACAGGGGTGAACTCTGGTTTTTGGCTCAGGGATCAAAGACTTTTGTTGTTAATTATCTCGATCTTGAAGACTACCTCCTTGGCGTGGTCCCTCTTGAGATAGGGTTGAAAGACAATCATTTTTTCGAAGCTTTGAAATGTGCAGCAGTTGCGGGAAGGACCTTTGCCTTAAATCGTATTGTTGAGAAGAGAGCTTTTTTTGATGTGACTGATGGAGTGAAGGATCAGGCATATGGTGGACTTGATGTCGAAACAGGAATTGACAGCAGGGCTGTTAGGGAGACCGAAGGTCTGATTTTGACCTATAATAAAAAACCTGCGCTCGTCTTTTACCACGCCAATTGTGGCGGGCATACCGAGGATATTGCGAATGTATTTGGTCCTGTTGATCTCCCGTACCTTAAAGGGGTTCCTGACGGAGATCCGCCATACTGCGAAAAATCACCCTCGTACCGCTGGACAGAGACCTACACTCCGTTCGAAATCATAAGATATCTTTTTGACGCTCAGTTAATCAAGTCAAAAAACCTTGTTCTTGAGGGACTTGAGATAAAAGAGCGCTACAGATCGGGACGGGCAAAAGGACTTGTTGTCAATATAAGGGATCAGAAACCATTTTTAATCCCCGGTTCAAAGATCAGGGATGTTATTAAGAGCAAAAAGGATAATTCCATCCTCCGAAGTTCCAATTTCACTATTGAATTGATTGAAAAGGAGGGGATTCTTAGCAAGATAGTCTTTACAGGCAAGGGTAATGGTCATGGAGTTGGTATGTGCCAATGGGGAGCGTTAAATCAAAGCCGTAGCAAAACACCATTTACCGAAATTCTCTTACACTATTTCCCGGGTACTGAAATAACTCAAGTTTATGATAATTGA
- a CDS encoding T9SS type A sorting domain-containing protein: MRYFKIFLFLCLPMLAFAQQATDYFPATNGFKWYTKTAILDSLNREIDSLTTFSIDSLAGETSYKGFQSKYILGKTGIYLTVPFQPYIDTSYVSLQGTEGKTYFGIGNLGSLLGLADTTLLDSNLAGFLGLLSSLEGWYSTYKFANSLNTNYTLFQKDTNITIDSVSVPLRFQVRAKRVADGPVSTEIGDFNCKKFVLSYSVSYILIPILPITLISIPDTHYVAPGNWVVKTFAPSSRLDLSVIGQGSFTFPGRFEVVIPPISPVSVEDENSGEIRGFELLQNFPNPFNPVTTIKFFIPKDAAVTLKVYDNLGNEVSVLLNEYRQVGEHRISFDGTNLSSGVYFYRLEAAGTSKTGRMVLLK; this comes from the coding sequence ATGCGCTACTTTAAAATATTTCTGTTTTTGTGTCTTCCTATGCTGGCATTTGCTCAGCAGGCTACAGATTACTTTCCTGCTACCAATGGATTCAAATGGTACACTAAAACTGCGATTCTCGACTCATTGAACCGGGAAATAGATTCTCTTACAACCTTTTCGATCGATTCCCTTGCCGGTGAAACCAGCTACAAAGGATTTCAATCAAAATATATTCTCGGGAAAACGGGAATCTACCTGACCGTCCCGTTCCAACCATACATCGATACTTCTTATGTTTCGCTGCAAGGTACCGAGGGTAAAACTTATTTTGGGATAGGTAATCTAGGCAGTCTTTTAGGCTTGGCTGATACAACCCTTTTAGACAGCAATCTGGCGGGTTTCCTTGGACTGCTTTCATCTCTCGAAGGCTGGTATTCCACATATAAATTCGCTAACTCTTTAAACACCAACTATACGCTGTTTCAGAAAGATACCAATATCACCATCGATTCCGTTTCTGTCCCGCTCAGATTTCAGGTAAGAGCAAAACGGGTGGCAGATGGACCGGTATCGACTGAAATTGGTGATTTCAATTGTAAAAAATTCGTTCTTTCGTATTCGGTGAGTTACATCCTTATCCCGATACTTCCCATAACCCTGATTTCAATCCCTGATACCCACTATGTAGCCCCCGGAAACTGGGTGGTTAAAACTTTTGCACCATCATCGCGGCTTGATCTCTCTGTGATCGGACAAGGTTCTTTCACTTTCCCCGGCAGGTTTGAGGTGGTGATTCCGCCAATTTCTCCGGTTTCTGTCGAAGATGAGAATTCCGGTGAAATTCGTGGTTTTGAGCTTCTACAAAATTTCCCTAACCCGTTCAATCCGGTGACAACCATTAAATTCTTCATTCCTAAAGACGCAGCAGTAACTCTAAAGGTGTATGATAATCTTGGAAATGAGGTTTCAGTTTTGCTGAATGAGTACAGGCAGGTAGGTGAGCACAGGATCAGTTTTGACGGGACCAACCTGTCGAGTGGTGTATATTTTTACAGGCTTGAAGCAGCAGGTACCTCAAAAACTGGACGAATGGTTTTGTTGAAATAG
- the icd gene encoding isocitrate dehydrogenase (NADP(+)): MGNYKHIKVPAFGEKITVDKGKLVVPDNPVLLYIEGDGTGPDIWKASQTVFDAAVEKAYGGKKKVAWAEIFAGEKSLAVYGENEWLPEETLQAIEEYLVAIKGPLTTPVGGGIRSLNVTLRQRLDLFACVRPVKYYTGTPSPVKTPEKLDIVLFRENTEDVYAGVEFKAGSPEANEIIELINKKFGKNIRPESGIGVKPMSAFGSKRLIKKAIEYALDHGRKSVTLVHKGNIMKFTEGSFKEWGYEVAKEEFGNVTVTEDEVWSTYGGKVPEGKLLIKDRIADSMFQQVLLRPDEYDVVATPNLNGDYLSDAAAAQVGGLGIAPGANLSYSIGLFEATHGTAPKYANLDKINPGSVILSGVMMFDYLGWTEVARLIESALQKTISSKVVTYDFARLMDGAREVKTSEFANEIVKNMG; the protein is encoded by the coding sequence ATGGGAAACTACAAACACATTAAAGTTCCCGCTTTTGGTGAAAAAATTACGGTTGATAAAGGGAAACTGGTAGTGCCCGATAATCCGGTGTTGTTATATATTGAAGGGGATGGTACAGGTCCTGATATTTGGAAAGCATCACAGACAGTATTTGACGCAGCGGTGGAAAAAGCGTACGGCGGAAAGAAAAAAGTTGCCTGGGCTGAAATATTTGCAGGTGAAAAATCTCTCGCAGTATATGGTGAAAACGAATGGCTCCCAGAAGAAACACTGCAGGCGATTGAAGAGTATCTCGTGGCAATCAAAGGACCGCTTACCACACCCGTTGGTGGCGGAATCAGAAGCCTTAATGTTACTCTAAGACAGAGACTCGATCTTTTTGCCTGTGTCCGTCCGGTTAAATATTACACCGGAACCCCAAGCCCTGTTAAAACTCCTGAAAAACTCGATATCGTCCTCTTTAGAGAGAACACGGAGGATGTGTATGCCGGAGTTGAATTCAAAGCGGGCTCACCTGAAGCGAATGAAATAATCGAACTTATTAATAAAAAGTTCGGAAAAAATATTCGTCCTGAATCAGGAATCGGCGTAAAACCAATGTCAGCTTTTGGTTCAAAAAGGTTAATAAAGAAAGCCATTGAATACGCACTTGATCATGGCAGAAAAAGTGTAACCCTCGTGCACAAAGGTAATATCATGAAATTTACCGAAGGCTCATTCAAAGAGTGGGGTTATGAAGTTGCCAAGGAAGAATTCGGAAATGTGACCGTGACAGAAGATGAAGTATGGTCAACTTATGGTGGTAAAGTACCTGAAGGCAAACTGCTAATTAAGGACAGAATAGCTGACAGCATGTTCCAGCAGGTTCTTCTGAGACCAGATGAGTATGATGTGGTAGCTACTCCAAACCTTAATGGTGATTACCTTTCGGATGCGGCTGCAGCGCAGGTTGGCGGACTCGGCATAGCTCCGGGCGCAAATCTCAGCTACTCGATCGGACTGTTTGAAGCCACACACGGTACTGCACCAAAATATGCAAATCTCGACAAGATCAATCCCGGTTCAGTTATTCTTTCCGGTGTGATGATGTTTGATTATCTTGGTTGGACTGAAGTTGCCAGACTTATCGAATCAGCACTTCAAAAAACCATTTCGAGCAAAGTGGTTACCTACGACTTTGCAAGACTGATGGATGGTGCCAGGGAAGTGAAAACCAGCGAATTCGCAAACGAAATAGTAAAAAACATGGGTTGA
- a CDS encoding site-specific integrase has product MIKVIQRKRKNGVYLYLDIYYKRQRTTKATGFKLTGNSSVDKKIMQQAEKTAAMMTIKLSENDFNLNSIKRNGQNFLEFFSKLIADHPEHKFKKYALLNLQKFTYGKLLFHEIDEEFWKRFKRFMEMKELKPNTITHTLYILKFVLNQAVKSKYIPSNPLKGVKGKVYQSDRRFLTFKEVAKLRATDCFENPEIKDAFLFSCYTGLRLSDIERLTRSDIREGSIRIIQKKTKNLVTIPLGPDALNLLEGRPETGRLFNLPNRTVMSKIVRYWTRSAGIEDVTFHCARHTFATLALNANMRLEVVSSVLGHSDLKTTKIYARLLDEAKIEDMKKFPSFE; this is encoded by the coding sequence ATGATAAAGGTAATCCAAAGAAAACGGAAAAATGGTGTATATCTCTACCTCGATATCTACTATAAACGGCAAAGAACCACCAAAGCAACCGGTTTCAAGCTGACCGGAAACAGTTCTGTCGACAAAAAAATCATGCAGCAGGCAGAAAAGACTGCGGCTATGATGACGATAAAATTGTCGGAGAACGATTTCAATCTTAACAGTATCAAAAGGAACGGACAGAATTTCCTTGAATTCTTTTCCAAGTTGATTGCTGATCACCCGGAACACAAATTCAAAAAATATGCACTTCTAAATTTACAAAAATTTACTTACGGAAAATTGCTTTTCCATGAGATCGATGAAGAATTCTGGAAACGATTCAAAAGATTCATGGAGATGAAAGAGCTAAAACCGAATACGATCACTCACACGCTCTACATCCTGAAGTTCGTTCTTAATCAGGCAGTAAAGAGCAAGTATATTCCGTCGAACCCGCTCAAGGGTGTGAAGGGGAAAGTCTATCAGAGCGACAGACGGTTCCTCACATTCAAGGAAGTGGCGAAACTCCGTGCAACCGACTGCTTTGAAAACCCTGAAATAAAAGATGCATTCCTCTTTAGCTGCTATACCGGTCTCAGACTTTCCGACATCGAGCGACTGACAAGAAGTGATATCAGGGAGGGGAGTATCAGAATCATCCAGAAGAAGACGAAGAACCTTGTTACAATTCCTTTGGGTCCCGATGCTCTGAATCTGCTGGAGGGGAGACCCGAAACAGGCAGGTTGTTTAATCTGCCGAATAGAACGGTGATGTCAAAAATTGTGCGGTACTGGACTCGTAGTGCGGGGATTGAGGATGTCACATTTCATTGTGCAAGGCATACATTTGCAACCCTGGCACTGAATGCCAATATGCGTTTGGAGGTTGTCAGCTCGGTACTGGGGCACAGCGATCTAAAGACAACAAAGATCTATGCACGCCTGTTGGATGAAGCAAAGATAGAGGACATGAAGAAGTTCCCGAGTTTCGAGTGA
- a CDS encoding DUF4286 family protein — MIYYYVQISVNTSVQTDWIQWMMETHIPDVVKTGHFKNCYFQQIIDPMPTNQKVEFLVVYECESVETLRKYRENDAPGLMAEHEKKFGGSFEAKRFVGAPLRIPEGKVKF, encoded by the coding sequence ATGATTTATTATTATGTTCAAATTTCTGTGAATACTTCAGTTCAGACCGACTGGATTCAGTGGATGATGGAAACCCATATTCCTGATGTGGTTAAGACAGGTCACTTTAAAAATTGTTACTTCCAGCAGATTATCGATCCAATGCCGACAAATCAAAAAGTTGAGTTTCTCGTTGTTTACGAATGTGAATCTGTGGAGACACTCAGGAAATACCGTGAAAACGATGCACCCGGTTTGATGGCAGAGCATGAAAAAAAATTCGGCGGTTCCTTTGAAGCCAAAAGATTCGTCGGAGCTCCTCTCAGAATACCTGAAGGCAAAGTAAAATTCTAA
- a CDS encoding HIT domain-containing protein: MEKMWSPWRSQYIESFKDKKSDAKGCVFCGSMNESLDDDQSLVVFKGEKTFTVLNLYPYNNGHLMVVPYRHISDIAELTMEEMTEVLATIQRLVGALRATSNPEGFNIGANLGKVSGAGIADHIHFHIVPRWNGDTNFMPVIGSVKVLSQDLLNTKLQLQKELGII, encoded by the coding sequence ATGGAAAAGATGTGGTCTCCATGGCGTTCACAATATATTGAATCTTTCAAGGATAAGAAGAGTGATGCAAAGGGGTGTGTATTTTGCGGATCGATGAATGAGAGTCTGGATGATGACCAGTCACTGGTTGTTTTCAAAGGAGAAAAAACTTTTACTGTTTTGAATCTCTACCCTTACAATAACGGTCATCTGATGGTGGTGCCTTACAGACATATTTCAGATATCGCAGAATTGACAATGGAGGAGATGACCGAAGTATTAGCAACAATACAAAGGCTGGTTGGGGCTTTGCGAGCAACGAGTAATCCTGAAGGATTTAATATTGGAGCCAATCTGGGTAAAGTTTCAGGTGCGGGAATTGCGGATCACATCCATTTTCATATAGTACCGAGATGGAACGGGGATACCAATTTCATGCCGGTCATAGGAAGTGTGAAGGTTCTATCACAGGATTTGTTGAACACAAAACTTCAACTTCAAAAAGAACTTGGGATAATCTAA
- the rsgA gene encoding ribosome small subunit-dependent GTPase A, with protein MKKDKLLLTDIAVVGDFVEFDLIDDTSGVIFAVDSRKNYISRKAPKIKGSTLRGERLEQVIAANIDQIFIICSFGVPPFNNKALDRFLVIAESSNIHPVIVFNKLDLVEIPEEPELWAELYTGLGYELYAVSALTGEGIDDLRTRFTGRKSLFWGHSGVGKSSLINALFPELNLATGDISAYSQRGKHTTVIVNMNRIDNDTFLIDTPGIREIAPFGIQKDDLSHYFVEFADHLQKCKYKPCTHLHEPGCGVIEAVEREEISPERYDSYLRLLDNIEEDMVY; from the coding sequence ATGAAAAAGGACAAGCTCCTGCTTACTGACATTGCGGTTGTAGGAGATTTCGTAGAATTTGACTTGATAGATGACACCTCGGGTGTGATTTTTGCCGTTGATTCAAGAAAAAATTACATTTCACGAAAAGCACCTAAAATCAAAGGTTCAACTCTAAGGGGGGAACGCCTCGAACAGGTAATCGCTGCCAATATAGATCAGATTTTTATTATCTGTTCATTTGGAGTGCCACCATTCAACAACAAGGCTCTCGACAGATTTCTTGTGATTGCCGAAAGTTCAAATATTCATCCGGTAATTGTGTTTAACAAGCTGGATCTTGTTGAAATACCCGAGGAACCAGAACTTTGGGCTGAACTGTACACCGGTTTGGGATATGAATTGTATGCTGTCTCGGCATTGACAGGGGAGGGAATTGATGACTTAAGAACACGATTTACCGGAAGGAAGAGTCTGTTTTGGGGACACTCTGGTGTGGGCAAGTCATCTCTGATAAATGCGCTTTTCCCTGAACTCAATCTTGCGACCGGGGATATAAGCGCCTATTCACAAAGGGGAAAGCACACCACTGTTATTGTTAACATGAACAGAATTGACAATGATACCTTCCTTATTGATACTCCCGGTATCAGGGAAATCGCCCCCTTCGGTATTCAAAAAGATGATTTAAGCCACTATTTTGTCGAGTTTGCAGATCATCTCCAAAAATGTAAATATAAACCGTGTACTCATCTGCATGAACCCGGCTGCGGAGTAATTGAAGCTGTCGAAAGGGAGGAGATATCTCCCGAAAGATACGACAGCTATCTTCGGCTTTTGGATAACATTGAAGAGGATATGGTATATTGA
- a CDS encoding Maf family protein, translated as MIIDIEVVLASASPRRRFLLGQIVRKLEFISLDTDESFDAEVPRKEVATLLAKRKMDDALGRGIEGIIVTADTIVVLNNEILGKPADATEAKKMLGMLSGNEHVVVTGFSVLNTKNGKRIDSAVETKVKFTHLTEEEIDGYVATGSSFDKAGGYGVQDGYGSIFMESISGCYYNVMGLPTNAVYKALKKVLK; from the coding sequence ATGATAATTGATATAGAAGTGGTTCTCGCATCCGCCTCACCAAGAAGGCGTTTTCTCCTCGGTCAGATAGTCCGTAAACTGGAATTTATTTCCCTTGATACCGATGAGTCGTTTGATGCGGAGGTTCCCAGGAAGGAAGTGGCGACACTTCTCGCAAAACGGAAAATGGATGATGCGCTTGGACGCGGCATAGAGGGTATTATAGTTACTGCGGACACAATAGTGGTTTTAAACAATGAAATACTCGGAAAACCGGCAGATGCAACTGAAGCAAAAAAGATGCTGGGTATGCTTAGTGGAAATGAACATGTTGTTGTCACGGGATTTTCTGTCCTGAATACAAAAAACGGAAAGCGGATCGATTCAGCAGTGGAAACCAAGGTGAAGTTTACTCACCTTACAGAAGAAGAAATAGATGGTTATGTTGCAACAGGAAGTTCATTCGACAAAGCTGGCGGGTACGGTGTACAGGATGGCTACGGTTCCATATTCATGGAGAGTATTTCGGGGTGTTATTACAATGTGATGGGTCTTCCCACTAATGCCGTTTACAAGGCTCTTAAGAAAGTTTTGAAGTGA
- a CDS encoding flippase-like domain-containing protein has protein sequence MKNYKQKIIISIIASVIIYLGFSIYADLDKVLKALSGFSLYLIPVILLLVFANYIFRFIKWHYYLGLIGVKIGAGESFLIFLSGFVLSVTPGKMGEVLKSFLLKERTGVAVSRTAPVIFAERVTDMTALMIIALVGAMSFNYGRVFAIGAIVAFIVMIVVISNRKLSLGIIDLLGKIGFLKKIIPHLHELYESAYILLKPKPIFLMTIFSLLSWFFECYAYFLILEDFSVDVSLFRASFYYSFATVAGALSFLPGGLGAADALFTLFIQSLGKSEAIAVSSTILIRVATLWFAVIVGLVAFGLFQRRSGKIDLNKLNEKEVS, from the coding sequence GTGAAAAACTACAAGCAAAAGATCATCATTTCAATAATCGCATCGGTGATCATATATCTGGGTTTTTCGATTTATGCCGACCTCGACAAGGTGTTAAAGGCACTTTCAGGATTCAGCCTTTATCTGATTCCGGTAATACTTTTACTGGTATTTGCAAATTACATATTCCGTTTTATCAAATGGCACTATTACCTGGGCCTGATAGGGGTTAAGATTGGAGCAGGGGAGTCGTTTCTCATTTTTCTAAGCGGGTTTGTATTAAGCGTAACTCCGGGAAAGATGGGAGAAGTCTTGAAATCTTTTCTTTTGAAAGAGAGAACGGGGGTTGCCGTCAGCAGAACCGCTCCGGTGATTTTTGCAGAGAGGGTAACTGACATGACTGCTCTGATGATAATCGCTTTGGTGGGAGCGATGAGTTTTAACTACGGGAGGGTGTTCGCTATAGGAGCGATCGTTGCATTCATAGTTATGATCGTTGTGATTTCGAACCGTAAACTTTCATTGGGGATAATTGATTTACTGGGGAAAATCGGGTTTTTGAAGAAGATTATTCCTCACCTTCATGAGTTGTACGAAAGTGCGTATATACTGTTAAAACCCAAGCCGATTTTTCTAATGACGATATTCAGTTTATTGTCGTGGTTTTTCGAATGTTATGCGTATTTTTTGATTTTGGAAGATTTTTCTGTTGATGTTTCGCTGTTCAGAGCATCATTCTATTATTCATTCGCAACAGTTGCAGGAGCCTTGTCGTTTCTGCCCGGGGGACTTGGAGCTGCGGATGCACTTTTTACACTGTTCATTCAGTCCCTTGGGAAGTCTGAAGCCATTGCTGTTTCTTCGACGATACTGATCAGAGTGGCAACACTCTGGTTCGCTGTAATCGTCGGACTGGTTGCTTTTGGCTTGTTTCAGAGGCGCTCAGGGAAAATCGATTTAAACAAACTTAATGAGAAGGAGGTCAGCTAA